From one Mycobacterium colombiense CECT 3035 genomic stretch:
- the narI gene encoding respiratory nitrate reductase subunit gamma has protein sequence MFSNVLFWDIAPYVTLSVLIVGTWWRYRYDKFGWTSRSSQIYESRLLSIASPIFHFGILAVFAGHVMGLFVPPRVTHMLKMSDHVYHLQAVIAGSAAGIATLIGIGLLIYRRFTRPAVNIATSRSDKVMYVVLLLAIVVGLYCDLIGTGPHGGEFHYRYTVGLWFRRIWIFQPHGEVMINAPLDYQLHALIGMVLFTLWPFTRLVHVFSAPVVYLFRPYIVYRSREAAGKGQLVGTAPRRRGW, from the coding sequence GTGTTTAGCAACGTCCTGTTCTGGGACATCGCGCCCTACGTCACGCTGTCGGTGCTGATCGTGGGCACCTGGTGGCGCTACCGCTACGACAAGTTCGGCTGGACCTCACGCTCGTCGCAGATCTACGAGTCGCGACTGCTGAGCATCGCCAGCCCCATCTTCCATTTCGGCATCCTGGCGGTGTTCGCCGGACACGTGATGGGGCTGTTCGTCCCGCCCCGGGTGACCCACATGCTGAAGATGAGCGACCACGTCTACCACCTGCAGGCGGTCATCGCGGGGTCGGCGGCCGGCATCGCGACGCTGATCGGCATCGGGTTGCTGATCTACCGGCGGTTCACCCGCCCGGCGGTGAACATCGCCACCAGCCGCAGCGACAAGGTGATGTACGTGGTGCTGCTGCTGGCGATCGTGGTGGGCCTGTATTGCGACCTGATCGGCACCGGCCCGCACGGCGGCGAGTTCCACTACCGCTACACGGTGGGCCTGTGGTTCCGCCGGATCTGGATATTCCAGCCGCACGGCGAGGTGATGATCAACGCACCGCTGGACTACCAGCTGCACGCCCTGATCGGCATGGTGTTGTTCACGCTGTGGCCCTTCACCCGGCTGGTGCACGTGTTCAGCGCACCGGTTGTCTACCTGTTCAGGCCCTACATCGTCTACCGCAGCCGCGAGGCGGCCGGTAAGGGCCAACTGGTCGGGACGGCGCCGCGCCGGCGGGGCTGGTAG
- a CDS encoding maleylpyruvate isomerase N-terminal domain-containing protein: MKRRIDDDRFPEWAPFVDAVRRHGPDAGTWCEAWTVRDIVVHQAGNAEELARVLGGHLAGEPVATRDFEEREAPLRALNDADLWDALTERMATLNDVAAAAEGVSADTDVAWTGRTMKVPWFAEHMREELVLHSWDITGDEPAARARLAEPWMTTHSVLAVGRPLLAKGAKQLKPGERIEARLRADGTDDVVVAADPDQVTIGFAEPDGPATLETDAAARVLLLWGRRPADPSRIRSRVGPETLGRVRRLLGGY, from the coding sequence GTGAAGCGACGAATCGACGACGACCGATTTCCCGAGTGGGCTCCGTTCGTGGATGCGGTCCGCAGACACGGACCAGACGCCGGCACCTGGTGTGAAGCCTGGACGGTGCGCGACATCGTCGTGCATCAGGCCGGAAACGCCGAAGAACTCGCCAGGGTGCTCGGCGGCCATCTGGCGGGTGAGCCCGTCGCCACCCGCGACTTCGAGGAACGTGAGGCTCCGTTGCGCGCCCTGAACGACGCGGACCTGTGGGACGCCTTGACCGAGCGGATGGCCACACTGAACGACGTTGCGGCGGCCGCCGAAGGGGTGTCCGCCGACACCGATGTCGCGTGGACCGGCCGCACCATGAAGGTGCCGTGGTTCGCCGAGCACATGCGCGAGGAGCTCGTCCTGCACAGCTGGGACATCACCGGCGACGAACCGGCCGCCCGGGCCCGGTTGGCCGAGCCGTGGATGACCACGCACAGCGTCCTCGCGGTCGGCAGGCCGCTGCTCGCGAAAGGGGCCAAGCAGCTGAAGCCGGGTGAGCGCATCGAGGCCCGCCTGCGAGCCGACGGCACCGACGACGTCGTCGTGGCCGCCGATCCGGATCAGGTCACCATCGGATTTGCCGAACCGGACGGCCCGGCCACCCTGGAAACCGACGCGGCCGCGCGCGTGCTGCTGCTCTGGGGACGTAGACCCGCAGATCCATCACGCATTCGCAGCCGCGTCGGGCCGGAAACCCTGGGCCGGGTGCGCCGCCTGCTCGGCGGTTACTGA
- the narJ gene encoding nitrate reductase molybdenum cofactor assembly chaperone — protein MKLLSALRERSTNRAMQDRLVWQAASLLLSYPDDGLAARLDAVDELLAHISGPPAALLQQTVAALRAREPMAAAMDYVATFDMRRRATMYLTYWTAGDTRNRGREMLAFATAYREAGVTPPGGEAPDHLTVVLEFAATVDPEVGRRLLERHRVPIDVLRGALAEAKSPYEPTVAAVCETLPAATDQEVRRAERLAEAGPPAEAVGLQPFTLTVPPRKGTPSV, from the coding sequence ATGAAACTGCTTTCGGCCCTGCGGGAGCGCTCCACCAACCGGGCGATGCAGGACCGCCTGGTGTGGCAGGCGGCGTCGCTGTTGCTGTCCTACCCCGACGACGGGTTGGCCGCGCGACTGGACGCGGTCGACGAGCTGCTCGCCCACATCAGCGGTCCGCCGGCGGCGCTGCTGCAGCAGACGGTCGCGGCGCTGCGCGCCCGCGAGCCGATGGCCGCGGCGATGGATTACGTCGCCACGTTCGACATGCGCCGGCGCGCCACGATGTACCTGACCTACTGGACAGCGGGGGACACCCGCAACCGCGGCCGCGAGATGCTGGCGTTCGCCACCGCGTACCGGGAGGCGGGTGTAACGCCGCCCGGCGGCGAGGCGCCCGACCACCTGACGGTGGTGCTCGAGTTCGCCGCCACCGTCGATCCCGAGGTCGGTCGGCGACTGCTCGAGCGGCACCGCGTGCCCATCGACGTGCTGCGCGGCGCCCTGGCCGAGGCAAAGTCGCCGTATGAGCCGACGGTCGCGGCGGTCTGCGAGACCCTGCCCGCCGCAACCGATCAGGAAGTCCGCCGCGCCGAGCGGCTGGCGGAAGCCGGGCCGCCGGCGGAAGCCGTTGGGCTGCAACCGTTTACCCTGACCGTGCCACCCCGGAAAGGAACGCCAAGTGTTTAG
- a CDS encoding bifunctional FO biosynthesis protein CofGH — protein sequence MLGRADEIRSSGSYTKVLLTPGEEPTALPDPVVPAKASTEVSASALRRVLRRARDGVALNIDEAAVAMTARGADLADLCASAARVRDAGLESAGRRGPGGGLPITYSRKVFIPVTHLCRDSCHYCTFVTVPGKLRAQGAGMYLEPDEILDIARRGAELGCKEALFTLGDRPEDRWPEAREWLEARGYDSTLSYVRAMAIRVLEETGLLPHLNPGVMSWSEMARLKPVAPSMGMMLETTSRRLFETKGLAHYGSPDKDPAVRLRALTDAGRLSIPFTTGLLVGIGETLTERADTLHAIRKSHKEFGHVQEVIVQNFRAKEHTAMAAVPDAGIEDYLATVAVARLVLGPGMRIQAPPNLVSRDECLALIGAGVDDWGGVSPLTPDHVNPERPWPALDDLAAVTAEAGYELVQRLTAQPKYVQAGSAWIDPRVAAHVTALADPATGLARDVNPVGLPWQEPDDVGSSGRVDLNAAIDSEGRNTETRSDIDSAFGDWESIRAHVHELAARAPERIDTDVLAALRSAERDPAGCSDSEYLSLATADGPALEAVAALADTLRRETVGDDVTFVVNRNINFTNICYTGCRFCAFAQRKGDADAYSLSTDEVADRAWEAHVEGATEVCMQGGIDPELPVTGYADLVRAVKARVPSMHVHAFSPMEIANGVTKSGLSIREWLISLREAGLDTIPGTAAEILDDEVRWVLTKGKLPTSLWIEIVSTAHEVGLRSSSTMMYGHVDSPRHWVGHLNVLRDIQDRTGGFTEFVPLPFVHQSSPLYLAGASRPGPTHRDNRAVHALARIMLHGRISQIQTSWVKLGVERTQVMLNGGANDLGGTLMEETISRMAGSEYGSAKTVAELIAIAEGIGRPGRQRTTDYTTLAA from the coding sequence ATGTTGGGACGCGCGGATGAAATTCGATCGTCGGGAAGTTACACAAAGGTGCTGTTGACTCCGGGCGAGGAGCCTACCGCTCTGCCTGACCCTGTGGTTCCGGCCAAGGCCTCCACCGAGGTCAGTGCGTCGGCGCTGCGACGGGTTCTGCGGCGGGCTCGAGATGGTGTGGCGCTGAACATCGACGAGGCGGCGGTCGCGATGACCGCGCGCGGCGCGGATCTCGCGGATCTGTGCGCCAGCGCGGCGCGGGTGCGCGACGCGGGTCTGGAGTCGGCGGGACGGCGCGGACCGGGTGGTGGCCTGCCGATCACGTACTCGCGCAAGGTTTTCATACCGGTCACCCACCTGTGCCGGGACAGCTGCCATTACTGCACGTTCGTCACCGTGCCCGGCAAGCTGCGCGCCCAGGGCGCCGGCATGTACCTGGAGCCCGACGAGATCCTCGACATCGCCCGTCGCGGCGCCGAACTCGGTTGCAAGGAAGCGCTATTCACCCTCGGCGATCGGCCAGAGGACCGCTGGCCGGAGGCGCGCGAGTGGCTGGAGGCGCGTGGCTACGACTCGACGCTGTCCTACGTGCGGGCGATGGCGATCCGGGTGCTGGAGGAAACCGGCCTGCTGCCGCACCTGAACCCCGGCGTGATGAGCTGGTCGGAGATGGCGCGGCTCAAGCCGGTGGCGCCGTCGATGGGCATGATGCTCGAGACCACGTCGCGCCGGCTGTTCGAGACGAAAGGGCTTGCGCACTACGGCAGCCCGGACAAAGACCCGGCCGTTCGCCTGCGCGCCCTGACCGACGCGGGCCGGTTGTCGATTCCGTTCACCACCGGCCTGCTGGTCGGCATCGGCGAGACCCTCACCGAGCGCGCCGACACCTTGCACGCGATTCGCAAGTCGCACAAGGAGTTCGGTCACGTGCAGGAAGTGATCGTGCAGAACTTCCGGGCCAAGGAACACACCGCGATGGCCGCCGTCCCCGACGCCGGCATCGAGGATTACCTGGCGACGGTGGCGGTCGCGCGGTTGGTGCTCGGACCCGGGATGCGCATTCAGGCGCCCCCCAACCTGGTGTCGCGCGACGAGTGCCTGGCGCTGATCGGCGCCGGAGTCGATGACTGGGGCGGGGTTTCACCGCTGACGCCCGACCACGTCAACCCGGAGCGGCCGTGGCCGGCCCTGGACGATCTGGCCGCCGTGACCGCCGAGGCCGGCTACGAGCTGGTTCAGCGGCTGACCGCGCAGCCCAAATACGTGCAGGCGGGCTCGGCCTGGATCGACCCGCGGGTGGCCGCACACGTGACGGCGCTGGCCGATCCGGCGACCGGCCTGGCTCGCGACGTCAACCCGGTGGGGCTGCCCTGGCAGGAGCCCGACGACGTCGGCTCCTCGGGCCGGGTCGACCTCAACGCGGCGATCGACAGCGAAGGCCGCAACACCGAAACCCGCAGCGACATCGACAGCGCCTTCGGTGACTGGGAATCGATCCGCGCCCACGTGCACGAACTGGCTGCGCGCGCCCCCGAACGCATCGACACCGACGTGCTCGCGGCGCTGCGCTCCGCCGAACGCGACCCCGCCGGCTGCTCCGACAGCGAATACCTGTCGCTGGCGACCGCCGACGGTCCGGCGCTGGAAGCCGTTGCCGCCCTTGCGGATACCCTGCGCCGCGAGACCGTCGGCGACGACGTGACCTTCGTGGTGAACCGCAACATCAACTTCACCAACATCTGCTACACCGGGTGCCGGTTCTGTGCGTTCGCGCAGCGCAAGGGCGACGCCGACGCGTACTCGCTGTCCACCGACGAAGTCGCCGACCGTGCCTGGGAGGCGCACGTCGAAGGCGCCACCGAGGTGTGCATGCAGGGCGGCATCGACCCCGAGCTGCCGGTCACCGGCTACGCCGACCTGGTCCGGGCGGTCAAAGCGCGGGTGCCGTCGATGCACGTGCACGCGTTTTCCCCGATGGAGATCGCCAACGGTGTGACCAAGAGCGGGTTGAGCATTCGTGAGTGGCTGATCAGCCTGCGCGAGGCGGGCCTGGACACCATCCCCGGCACCGCCGCCGAGATCCTGGACGACGAAGTGCGCTGGGTGCTGACCAAGGGCAAGCTGCCGACGTCGCTGTGGATCGAAATCGTCAGCACCGCACACGAGGTGGGGCTGCGCTCGTCGTCGACGATGATGTACGGGCACGTCGACAGCCCGCGGCACTGGGTGGGCCACCTCAACGTGCTGCGCGACATCCAGGACCGCACCGGCGGTTTCACCGAATTCGTGCCGTTGCCGTTCGTGCACCAGAGCTCGCCGCTGTACCTGGCCGGCGCGTCGCGTCCCGGCCCCACCCATCGCGACAACCGGGCGGTGCACGCGCTGGCTCGAATCATGTTGCACGGCCGCATTTCCCAGATTCAGACCAGCTGGGTCAAGCTCGGTGTCGAGCGCACGCAGGTGATGCTCAACGGCGGCGCCAACGACCTGGGCGGCACGTTGATGGAGGAGACCATCTCGCGGATGGCCGGTTCGGAATACGGTTCGGCCAAGACGGTGGCCGAGCTGATCGCGATCGCCGAGGGCATCGGCCGCCCGGGGCGGCAACGCACCACCGATTACACGACCCTGGCCGCGTAG
- a CDS encoding hemophore-related protein has protein sequence MRLSLSKLGVAVGSAAVALTAAAGVASADPSDAIINTTCNYGQVIAALNATDPAAAQQLNSSPVAQSYIRNFLAAPPPKRQQMAQQIQAMPSAQKYYDDINQVAVTCNNY, from the coding sequence ATGAGGCTGTCGTTGAGCAAATTGGGCGTTGCGGTTGGCAGCGCGGCGGTGGCGTTGACCGCCGCGGCCGGGGTCGCTTCGGCCGACCCGTCGGACGCGATCATCAACACCACCTGCAACTACGGGCAGGTCATCGCGGCACTGAACGCGACCGACCCGGCTGCTGCCCAGCAGCTGAACTCGTCGCCGGTGGCGCAGTCCTACATCCGCAACTTCCTGGCGGCGCCGCCGCCGAAGCGCCAGCAGATGGCGCAGCAGATTCAGGCCATGCCGTCGGCGCAGAAGTACTACGACGACATCAACCAGGTCGCGGTCACCTGTAACAACTACTGA
- the mshB gene encoding N-acetyl-1-D-myo-inositol-2-amino-2-deoxy-alpha-D-glucopyranoside deacetylase — MPETPRLLFVHAHPDDESLGTGATIAHYAARGADVRVVTCTLGEEGEVIGDRWAGLAVDRADQLGGYRIGELTAALRALGIGEPHYLGGAGRWRDSGMRGTPRRHRQRFIDADERETVGALVAVIREQRPHVVVTYDPGGGYGHPDHVHAHRVTVAAVAAAGPGAGADFPGEPWAVPKLYWSVFATRTFEAAMDALTPEDLRPEWSIPPKEEFTFGYADADIDAVVETAPEASDAKRAALAAHATQVMVGPTGRACALSNNAAIPILGDEHYVLAAGAAGERDGRGWETDLLAGLGFPAAPTR, encoded by the coding sequence ATGCCTGAGACGCCGCGGCTGCTGTTCGTCCACGCGCATCCCGACGACGAAAGCCTCGGCACCGGCGCCACCATCGCCCACTATGCCGCCCGCGGGGCCGACGTCCGGGTCGTCACCTGCACGCTCGGCGAAGAGGGCGAGGTGATCGGCGATCGCTGGGCCGGACTCGCCGTCGATCGCGCGGACCAGCTCGGCGGCTACCGGATCGGCGAATTGACCGCCGCGCTGCGGGCGCTGGGCATCGGCGAGCCCCACTACCTCGGCGGGGCCGGCCGCTGGCGCGATTCCGGCATGCGCGGCACGCCCCGGCGGCATCGGCAGCGATTCATCGACGCCGACGAGCGCGAGACCGTCGGCGCGCTGGTGGCCGTCATCCGCGAGCAGCGCCCGCACGTCGTCGTGACCTACGACCCGGGCGGCGGCTACGGCCATCCCGATCACGTGCACGCGCACCGGGTGACGGTGGCCGCCGTGGCGGCGGCCGGGCCCGGGGCCGGCGCCGACTTCCCCGGCGAGCCCTGGGCCGTGCCGAAGTTGTACTGGTCGGTGTTCGCGACGCGCACGTTCGAGGCGGCCATGGACGCCCTGACGCCCGAGGATCTGCGGCCCGAGTGGTCGATCCCGCCCAAGGAAGAGTTCACCTTCGGCTACGCCGACGCCGACATCGACGCCGTCGTCGAGACCGCCCCGGAGGCCTCCGACGCCAAGCGGGCGGCGCTCGCCGCGCACGCCACCCAGGTGATGGTCGGACCGACCGGCCGCGCCTGCGCGCTGTCCAACAACGCGGCGATACCGATACTGGGCGACGAGCATTACGTCCTGGCCGCCGGCGCCGCGGGGGAGCGCGACGGGCGCGGCTGGGAGACGGACCTGCTCGCAGGGCTTGGTTTCCCCGCCGCCCCGACGCGGTAG
- a CDS encoding TetR/AcrR family transcriptional regulator gives MPQLTDADHTGSRSRRRGEVLERALYEATLAELTEVGYGGLTMEGIAARAHTGKAALYRRWDTKCELVHAALVFALPPLPELRSGRSARENLLAMFTAQRDLLAGKTGFPGLDVVHQLLHEPEMRAIFADAVVRPRMAIVESILQAAIADGDLDPKVVTPLTARIGSALINQHFVLNGSPPNRRDLALIVDTVIPPRAARAAD, from the coding sequence GTGCCTCAGCTCACGGACGCGGACCACACCGGCAGCCGAAGCCGTAGGCGAGGTGAGGTTCTCGAGCGTGCCCTCTACGAGGCGACCCTGGCCGAGCTGACCGAGGTCGGTTACGGCGGCCTGACCATGGAGGGGATCGCGGCCCGGGCCCACACCGGCAAAGCGGCGCTCTACCGGCGCTGGGACACCAAGTGCGAGCTGGTGCACGCCGCTTTGGTTTTCGCGCTGCCGCCGCTGCCCGAGCTGCGTTCCGGCCGCTCGGCCCGAGAGAACCTGCTGGCGATGTTCACCGCCCAGCGTGACCTGCTGGCCGGAAAGACCGGCTTCCCGGGCCTGGACGTCGTCCATCAGCTGTTGCACGAACCCGAGATGCGGGCCATCTTCGCCGACGCGGTGGTGCGGCCAAGGATGGCCATCGTGGAATCGATCCTGCAGGCCGCCATCGCGGACGGCGACCTCGACCCGAAGGTCGTCACGCCGCTCACCGCCCGCATTGGCTCGGCCCTGATCAACCAGCATTTCGTGCTGAACGGGTCGCCGCCGAACCGGCGCGACCTGGCGCTGATCGTCGACACCGTGATCCCGCCGCGGGCGGCGCGGGCCGCCGACTGA
- the typA gene encoding translational GTPase TypA, producing MLFRNVAIVAHVDHGKTTLVDAMLRQSGALHHRGDDAVERLMDSGDLEKEKGITILAKNTAVHRKNADGTTTVINVIDTPGHADFGGEVERGLSMVDGVLLLVDASEGPLPQTRFVLRKALAAHLPVILVVNKTDRPDARISEVVSESHDLLLDVASDLDEEAQKAAEAALDLPTLYASGRAGIASTTEPANGENPAGDNLDPLFDVLLEHIPPPQGDPEAPLQALVTNLDASAFLGRLALIRIYKGRIRKGQQVAWMREVDGHPVITNAKITELLVTEGVERTPTDEAIAGDIVAVAGIPEIMIGDTLADPDHAHALPRITVDEPAISVTIGTNTSPLAGKVKGHKLTARMVKSRLDAELVGNVSIKVVDIDRPDAWEVQGRGELALAVLVEQMRREGFELTVGKPQVVTQTIDGKLHEPFEAMTIDCPEEFVGAITQLMAARKGRMEEMTNHAAGWVRMDFIVPSRGLIGFRTDFLTLTRGTGIANAVFDGYRPWAGEIRARHTGSLVSDRAGTITPFAMIQLADRGQFFVEPGQDTYEGMVVGINPRAEDLDINVTREKKLTNMRSSTADVIETLARPLELDLEQAMEFCAQDECVEVTPEIVRVRKVELDATSRARSRSRAKARG from the coding sequence GTGCTATTTCGTAACGTCGCCATCGTCGCCCACGTCGACCACGGAAAAACCACCCTGGTTGACGCGATGCTGCGGCAGTCGGGCGCGCTGCACCACCGCGGTGACGACGCGGTCGAGCGCCTGATGGACTCCGGGGACCTGGAGAAGGAAAAGGGCATCACGATCCTGGCCAAGAACACGGCCGTGCATCGCAAGAATGCGGACGGAACGACGACCGTCATCAATGTCATCGACACCCCGGGCCACGCCGACTTCGGCGGCGAGGTGGAGCGCGGCCTGTCCATGGTCGACGGGGTGCTGCTGCTGGTCGACGCCTCCGAGGGCCCGCTGCCGCAGACCCGTTTCGTGCTGCGCAAGGCGCTGGCCGCCCACCTTCCGGTGATTCTGGTGGTCAACAAGACCGACCGGCCGGACGCGCGGATCTCCGAGGTGGTCTCGGAGAGCCACGACCTGCTGCTCGACGTCGCATCGGACCTCGACGAGGAAGCGCAGAAGGCTGCCGAGGCCGCCCTCGACCTGCCGACGCTGTACGCCTCGGGGCGGGCGGGCATCGCCAGCACGACGGAACCGGCCAACGGCGAGAATCCCGCGGGCGACAACCTCGATCCGCTGTTCGATGTGCTGCTCGAGCACATCCCGCCGCCGCAGGGCGATCCCGAGGCGCCGCTGCAGGCGCTGGTCACCAACCTCGACGCGTCGGCCTTCCTGGGACGGCTTGCGCTGATCCGCATCTACAAGGGCCGGATCCGCAAGGGCCAGCAGGTCGCCTGGATGCGCGAGGTGGACGGGCATCCCGTCATCACAAACGCGAAGATCACCGAACTGCTGGTCACCGAGGGCGTGGAACGCACGCCCACCGACGAGGCGATCGCCGGCGACATCGTCGCCGTCGCGGGCATTCCGGAGATCATGATCGGCGACACGCTGGCCGACCCGGACCACGCGCACGCGCTGCCGCGCATCACCGTCGACGAGCCCGCCATCTCGGTGACCATCGGCACGAACACCTCGCCGCTGGCGGGCAAGGTGAAGGGCCACAAGTTGACCGCGCGCATGGTGAAGTCGCGGCTCGACGCCGAACTCGTCGGCAACGTCTCCATCAAGGTCGTCGACATCGACCGGCCCGACGCCTGGGAGGTGCAGGGCCGCGGCGAACTCGCGCTGGCGGTGCTCGTCGAGCAGATGCGCCGCGAGGGTTTCGAACTCACGGTCGGCAAGCCGCAGGTGGTCACGCAGACGATCGACGGCAAGCTGCACGAGCCCTTCGAGGCGATGACCATCGACTGCCCCGAGGAGTTCGTCGGCGCGATCACCCAGCTGATGGCCGCCCGCAAGGGCCGGATGGAAGAGATGACCAACCACGCGGCGGGCTGGGTCCGGATGGACTTCATCGTGCCCAGCCGCGGCCTGATCGGCTTCCGCACCGACTTCCTCACCCTGACCCGCGGCACCGGCATCGCCAACGCCGTGTTCGACGGCTACCGGCCGTGGGCGGGGGAGATCCGGGCCCGCCACACCGGGTCGCTGGTGTCCGACCGCGCCGGCACCATCACGCCGTTCGCCATGATCCAGCTCGCCGACCGGGGTCAGTTCTTCGTCGAACCCGGCCAGGACACCTACGAGGGCATGGTCGTCGGAATCAACCCGCGCGCAGAGGATCTCGACATCAACGTCACGCGCGAGAAGAAGCTGACCAACATGCGGTCGTCGACCGCCGACGTCATCGAGACGCTGGCCAGGCCGCTCGAGCTCGATCTCGAGCAGGCCATGGAATTCTGCGCGCAAGACGAATGCGTCGAGGTGACCCCGGAGATCGTCCGGGTGCGCAAGGTCGAGTTGGACGCCACCTCCCGGGCCCGCAGCCGGTCGCGCGCCAAGGCCCGGGGTTAG
- the narH gene encoding nitrate reductase subunit beta, which produces MKVMAQLAMVMNLDKCIGCHTCSVTCKQAWTNRPGTEYVWFNNVETRPGQGYPRTYEDQERWRGGWIRDKKGRLRLRDGGRLHKLLRIFANPKLPLIGDYYEPWTYDYENLTTAPAGDTFPTAAPKSAITGEPMKISWGPNWDDNLAGSPEILAEDPILKKVSEEVKLSLEETFMFYLPRICEHCLNPSCVASCPSGAMYKRSEDGIVLVDQDRCRGWRMCVSGCPYKKVYFNHKTGKAEKCTLCYPRMEVGLPTICSETCVGRLRYLGVVFYDVDRVLEAASVEKETDLYPAQCEILLDPNDPEVIAGARAEGIPDEWIEAAQRSPVYALIHTYKVALPLHPEYRTMPMVWYIPPLSPVVDAVSRDGHDGEDLGNLFGALDALRIPMQYLAELFTAGDTAVVEGVLRRLAAMRSYMRDINLGRETQPHIPHSVGLTEEEIYEMYRLLAIAKYEERYVIPTAFAPQARDLEEMGCSLTGDGGPGMYESDPVVSVETFHTLQQRGDDPGNLRPSGRVNLLNWEGGQAPAGMFPEGRQR; this is translated from the coding sequence ATGAAGGTCATGGCGCAGTTGGCGATGGTGATGAACCTCGACAAATGCATCGGTTGTCACACCTGTTCGGTGACCTGCAAGCAAGCGTGGACCAATCGGCCCGGCACCGAATACGTCTGGTTCAACAACGTCGAAACCCGTCCCGGGCAAGGCTATCCGCGCACCTACGAGGATCAGGAGCGGTGGCGCGGCGGCTGGATCCGGGACAAGAAGGGCCGGCTGCGGCTGCGCGACGGCGGCCGCCTGCACAAACTGCTGCGGATCTTCGCCAATCCGAAGCTGCCGCTCATCGGCGACTACTACGAGCCCTGGACCTACGACTACGAAAACCTGACCACGGCACCCGCGGGTGACACCTTCCCGACGGCCGCGCCCAAGAGCGCGATAACCGGTGAGCCCATGAAGATTTCGTGGGGGCCGAACTGGGACGACAACCTGGCCGGGTCGCCGGAGATCCTGGCCGAGGACCCGATCCTGAAGAAGGTCAGCGAAGAGGTCAAGCTCTCGCTCGAAGAAACCTTCATGTTCTACCTGCCCCGCATCTGCGAGCACTGCCTCAACCCGTCCTGCGTGGCGTCGTGCCCGTCCGGCGCGATGTACAAGCGCAGCGAGGACGGCATCGTGCTGGTCGATCAGGACCGCTGCCGCGGCTGGCGGATGTGTGTGTCCGGATGTCCTTACAAGAAGGTCTATTTCAACCACAAGACCGGCAAGGCCGAGAAGTGCACGCTGTGCTATCCGCGGATGGAGGTCGGCCTGCCGACCATCTGCTCGGAGACCTGCGTGGGGCGGCTGCGCTACCTGGGTGTGGTGTTCTACGACGTCGACCGGGTGCTTGAGGCGGCGTCGGTGGAGAAGGAGACCGATCTCTATCCCGCGCAGTGCGAGATCCTGCTGGACCCCAACGATCCAGAGGTCATCGCCGGTGCGCGGGCGGAGGGCATTCCGGACGAGTGGATCGAGGCCGCACAGCGTTCACCGGTGTACGCACTGATCCACACCTACAAGGTGGCGCTGCCGTTGCACCCGGAATACCGCACCATGCCGATGGTTTGGTACATCCCGCCGCTGTCGCCGGTGGTCGACGCGGTCAGCCGCGACGGGCACGACGGGGAAGACCTCGGCAACCTGTTCGGCGCGCTGGACGCGCTGCGCATCCCGATGCAGTATCTGGCCGAACTGTTCACCGCCGGCGACACCGCCGTGGTCGAGGGCGTGCTGCGGCGGCTGGCGGCGATGCGTTCCTACATGCGCGACATCAACCTCGGCCGCGAGACCCAGCCGCACATCCCGCATTCGGTGGGCCTGACCGAAGAAGAGATCTACGAGATGTACCGGCTGCTCGCGATCGCGAAATACGAAGAGCGCTACGTCATTCCGACCGCCTTCGCTCCGCAGGCCCGCGATCTCGAGGAGATGGGCTGCTCGCTGACGGGTGACGGCGGACCCGGCATGTACGAGTCGGACCCGGTGGTCTCGGTGGAGACCTTCCACACCCTGCAACAGCGCGGCGACGATCCCGGCAACCTGCGGCCGTCCGGTCGGGTGAACCTGCTCAACTGGGAGGGCGGCCAGGCGCCCGCCGGGATGTTTCCCGAGGGGCGGCAGCGATGA